A genomic region of Ignavibacteria bacterium contains the following coding sequences:
- the rpmA gene encoding 50S ribosomal protein L27 — translation MAHKKGQGSTKNGRDSNAQRLGVKAFGGEIVSAGSIIVRQRGTKFHPGLNVGIGGDDTLFAKVSGRVQFVTKANKKVVNVIPLN, via the coding sequence ATGGCTCATAAAAAAGGACAAGGTTCTACTAAAAATGGTCGTGACTCTAATGCCCAGCGATTGGGTGTTAAGGCTTTCGGTGGTGAAATTGTTTCAGCTGGAAGCATAATAGTCAGACAGAGAGGGACAAAATTCCATCCAGGTTTAAATGTTGGAATTGGCGGTGACGATACCTTATTTGCAAAAGTTTCTGGTAGAGTTCAGTTTGTAACTAAAGCAAATAAGAAAGTTGTTAATGTAATTCCTTTAAATTAA
- the mdh gene encoding malate dehydrogenase → MSRKKISLIGGGQIGGVLTQLIAKRQLGDVVLYDIVQDMPQGKALDIAEAARVDGFDVKVTGTNSYEDTKDSDIVIITAGLPRKPGMSRDDLLTTNAEIMKVVAENVKNTSPNAIVIVVSNPLDAMVTLFKNISGFEPNRVMGQSGVLDSSRFATFIAWELGVSVKDINALVLGGHGDTMVPLKRYANVNGIPVMELLEKKYGNKDKANEVMNAIIERTKMAGGEVVKLLKTGSAFYSPASSTIAMVESIIYDEKRVLPVCAYLQGEYGVNGYYVGVPVILGANGIEKVIEIDLNEEEKALFDNSVNAVKNLVEDMKRLGY, encoded by the coding sequence ATGTCGAGGAAAAAAATCTCATTAATTGGCGGTGGACAAATTGGCGGTGTCCTTACCCAATTAATTGCAAAACGCCAGCTCGGTGATGTCGTTCTTTACGATATTGTCCAGGATATGCCTCAGGGAAAAGCATTAGATATCGCTGAAGCTGCAAGAGTTGACGGCTTTGATGTCAAAGTAACGGGTACAAACTCTTATGAAGACACCAAAGATTCCGACATAGTTATCATCACCGCTGGACTGCCAAGAAAACCTGGAATGAGCAGAGATGACTTGCTCACTACAAACGCAGAAATAATGAAAGTCGTTGCGGAAAATGTTAAAAACACTTCCCCCAATGCAATTGTGATTGTTGTATCAAATCCACTTGATGCAATGGTTACTCTATTCAAAAATATCAGCGGATTTGAACCAAATCGTGTAATGGGTCAATCAGGTGTTCTGGACTCATCCAGATTTGCAACATTTATTGCATGGGAACTTGGTGTTTCCGTTAAAGATATCAACGCATTAGTTTTAGGTGGTCATGGTGATACAATGGTTCCACTTAAACGATATGCAAATGTTAATGGTATTCCAGTGATGGAATTGCTTGAGAAAAAATATGGCAATAAAGATAAAGCTAACGAAGTAATGAACGCAATAATTGAACGAACAAAAATGGCAGGTGGTGAGGTTGTAAAATTACTTAAAACTGGTTCAGCTTTTTATTCACCGGCAAGTTCAACTATTGCAATGGTTGAATCAATTATTTATGATGAAAAACGAGTTCTTCCAGTTTGTGCTTATCTACAAGGTGAATATGGCGTAAATGGATATTATGTGGGTGTACCTGTAATCTTAGGTGCAAATGGAATTGAAAAAGTAATTGAAATCGATTTGAATGAAGAAGAGAAAGCTTTGTTCGATAACTCAGTTAATGCTGTTAAAAATCTTGTAGAAGATATGAAACGACTTGGTTATTAA
- a CDS encoding ATP-binding protein, which produces MFRQLKYNLKTSIFEIENISNYLDEALDGINIPHDKYNNILLAITEAVNNAIIHGNKNDINKKIILEFILTDEFLKVIVTDEGQGFDLDKVPDPTLPENLLSEHGRGIFIMKHFVDEISVEKSPEGSSLILKIKLTKN; this is translated from the coding sequence ATGTTTCGACAATTAAAATACAATCTTAAGACATCAATTTTCGAGATTGAAAACATCTCAAACTATCTCGATGAAGCATTAGATGGAATAAATATTCCTCACGATAAATACAATAATATTTTGCTTGCCATCACTGAAGCTGTAAATAATGCAATCATCCACGGCAATAAAAACGATATAAACAAAAAGATCATCTTAGAATTTATTTTAACAGATGAATTCTTAAAAGTCATAGTGACAGATGAGGGGCAAGGTTTTGACTTAGATAAAGTCCCCGATCCCACACTTCCCGAAAATTTATTAAGTGAACATGGACGCGGTATTTTTATAATGAAACATTTCGTCGACGAAATCTCAGTCGAAAAATCACCGGAAGGAAGCAGCCTTATCTTAAAAATTAAATTAACCAAAAACTAA